The DNA region GAAATGGCCGAGAAACCGAATGTCTGGAATGCGAATATCCGCGACTCGCGACCAGGGGAGGCGTTGGCATGCCCCGTCCAGCCTGCCCCGCTTCCCCGCTCGCTGCCGCGCCTAATAACCGACGGTGAAGCGGCGGCGCGGATGCTTCGGCGTCTCGAGCTCGTCGAGAAGCGCCACGGCGTAGTCCTCGTAGGAGATGCTGCTCTTGCCGTCGGCCGCGACCAGGAGCTGATCGCCTCCCAGGCGGAACTTGCCGCTGCGCTCGCCGGGATGGAAGAAGGCCGAGGGCGACAGGAAGGTCCAGTCGAGCGAGGTCTGCTGGCTAGACGTCTCTTGGCGCAGCCGGCCGAGAAAGTCGCGGCCCGCCGAGGCCTCGGCCTTGTAGGCGGCCGGGAAGTCGGGCGTGTCGACAAGCGCCACACCGGGAGCTGCTTCGAGGCTGCCTGCACCGCCCACCACGGCGAGGCGCCTGACGCCGGCCTCTCTCGTGGCTGCGATCACATTGCCGAGGCCCGGCGTCTGAAAGCGGACCGAGCTGACCACGACGTCATGCCCGGCAAGGGTTTTGGCGAGGGCTTCCGGATCGGAGACTTCGCCGGCGGCGAGCTTGAGCTTGGGGCGCGGTGCGAGCTTGGAGATGTCGCGCGCGATGGCGGTGACCTCATGCCCGCGCCGCAGCGCCTCCGCCAGGATGCGCGAGCCGACATTCCCGGTCGCGCCGATCAATGCGATTTTCAATTGAGCCTCCAAGATAATGCTGCAAGTTACGAGTTGTAACCAGATACGCCGCCGGTCTATCGGCGCAAGGAGGCACCGTGACGTCCGGTAGGCACATGGAAGGAACCGCGATGGCCCAAGAGTCCGCGATGGCCCAAGAGCGCTTGGCCGAGAGGCATCCGGCAAATCCCCCTGTTGCTCCCGCGCGTCGGCGGCGCAGCTTCGATTGTCCGGTACGCGATGTCCTTGATCGGGTCGGCGATGCTTGGAGCGTGCTGGTGGTGCAGCGTCTCGCCGACGGGCCGCTGCGCTTCAACGCCCTCAAGCGACGCATCGAGGGCATTTC from Rhizobiales bacterium GAS188 includes:
- a CDS encoding transcriptional regulator, HxlR family, producing MTSGRHMEGTAMAQESAMAQERLAERHPANPPVAPARRRRSFDCPVRDVLDRVGDAWSVLVVQRLADGPLRFNALKRRIEGISQRMLTVTLRHLERDGLVSRRVIPLTPPQVEYALTRIGRSLCDPLDVLADWAERNQDAVRRARGKFDAATRTAIAPGP